A genomic region of Ewingella sp. CoE-038-23 contains the following coding sequences:
- the allS gene encoding HTH-type transcriptional activator AllS → MLDHETIRSFVKVAECCSFSRAAESLHKTSATISYRIKVLEEGIGTQLFLRTTRSVTLTPAGSYLLERCRQWLSWLDSMPGELKQINQGVEPRVDIVINNLLYNGDSVADLLAHLNVHYPFTTFHITRQVYMGVWDTLLNGDCHLAIGVAGRESLENSISILPLGKVEWVFVVAPQHPLAQGGETLSEEQLRWYPAVNIEDTAVHLAKRVAWLLPGQQEIKVADMNTKLQCHLRGVGIGFLPRTLCQPYLDSGELVARTLVNHRQSSPLSLAWSHERGGEVVKELVAMFERRDPLIQGFYSPLQTLDL, encoded by the coding sequence ATGCTGGACCACGAGACAATCCGTTCATTTGTAAAAGTTGCCGAGTGCTGTAGCTTTTCCCGCGCCGCCGAGTCGCTGCATAAGACCTCGGCCACCATCAGTTATCGCATCAAAGTGCTCGAAGAGGGGATTGGCACCCAGCTATTCCTGCGCACCACCCGCAGCGTGACGTTAACTCCGGCGGGCAGCTATTTGCTCGAACGCTGCCGCCAGTGGCTGAGTTGGCTGGACTCTATGCCCGGCGAACTCAAGCAGATCAATCAGGGCGTTGAGCCACGGGTTGATATTGTTATCAATAACTTGCTGTATAACGGCGACAGCGTTGCCGACCTGCTGGCGCATTTAAATGTGCATTATCCCTTCACCACTTTCCACATCACCCGACAGGTGTATATGGGCGTGTGGGATACCTTGCTCAATGGCGATTGCCATCTGGCGATTGGCGTGGCGGGCAGGGAGTCGCTGGAGAACAGCATCAGCATTCTGCCGCTCGGCAAGGTCGAGTGGGTGTTTGTGGTTGCGCCGCAGCACCCGCTGGCGCAGGGCGGGGAGACGCTGAGCGAAGAGCAACTGCGCTGGTATCCGGCGGTCAATATCGAGGACACGGCGGTGCATCTCGCCAAACGCGTCGCCTGGCTGCTGCCGGGCCAGCAGGAGATTAAAGTGGCGGACATGAACACCAAGCTGCAATGTCACCTGCGCGGCGTCGGCATTGGATTTCTGCCCCGCACGCTATGCCAGCCCTATCTCGACAGCGGCGAACTGGTCGCCAGAACGCTGGTTAACCACCGCCAAAGCTCGCCATTGTCACTGGCGTGGTCACATGAACGCGGCGGCGAAGTGGTCAAAGAGTTGGTGGCGATGTTCGAGCGACGCGACCCACTGATTCAAGGCTTTTATTCACCCCTTCAGACCCTCGATTTGTAG
- a CDS encoding response regulator receiver domain: MTETVATYSDLITEAFITPIRNVTVIDDEYPTLLSLIDMKTVNPDTSGQSRESKSATTYTGANIERLKKIITMCQSSRKWSIDVFDGKSPNFGGHESIPGYIHHSDLIILDYHLDGDTSADEGKRARSIIQSLDNNNHYNITLVHTKGLAGDIKSVFKDILTDFIRISNDNILIPTDDIDEKINDWLDVNNDGDKYNWIREDLHLLDALSVYASMIPEECIKPQNPDNPLNHYSDEILEVAKEIGINGIDVVKWRLYDILKKNNIKFAENIRTDLKWHWCDNTNYISTGKTFISIIRKSNDNPEDELIGSLNLALTKQNASPMHLLMAKMRYELDERGIEQASKIISNRYAQAGWLYSLLQNSESDYAHDKAINLHWEQLATASRIELRDFSKKIMAVAKNLNPGNSKEFVKQFFKDCINRNDLALGQLNAFSCSMPVCNNHLITGTVLDINGEKWVCITPACDLIPGQKSSMWESRIGQTHLVFKAIKFELAVLSTANEHANKNDYIYLNINGIPEAYWIGKDNPHWDTFYAENQGRYFEDNQLSLRCVREEESINGKTLTMINIQASAIAELRYEYALNLLHKFGSSQTRVGLDFQNKKSIW; this comes from the coding sequence ATGACTGAAACTGTCGCAACTTACAGTGACTTAATTACGGAAGCATTTATAACCCCTATTCGTAATGTAACTGTTATAGATGATGAATACCCTACACTTTTGTCATTGATTGATATGAAGACTGTTAATCCAGATACGAGTGGACAAAGTAGAGAGAGTAAATCAGCCACTACTTACACTGGAGCAAATATTGAACGGCTAAAAAAAATAATAACAATGTGCCAATCATCTCGCAAGTGGAGCATAGATGTTTTTGACGGAAAGTCTCCTAACTTTGGAGGTCATGAGTCTATCCCTGGATACATACATCATAGTGATTTAATAATACTCGATTATCATTTAGATGGTGATACCTCTGCCGATGAAGGTAAAAGAGCACGAAGCATTATCCAATCCTTAGATAACAACAATCACTACAATATTACTCTCGTTCATACGAAAGGGCTTGCAGGTGATATTAAGTCTGTTTTTAAGGATATACTAACTGATTTCATAAGGATTAGTAACGATAATATCCTTATTCCAACTGATGATATTGATGAAAAAATCAACGATTGGTTAGACGTTAATAATGATGGTGACAAATACAACTGGATCAGAGAAGACTTACACTTGCTCGATGCACTTTCTGTCTATGCTTCAATGATTCCTGAAGAATGCATTAAACCTCAAAATCCTGATAATCCGTTGAATCATTATTCTGACGAGATATTAGAAGTAGCTAAGGAAATCGGTATAAATGGCATAGATGTTGTTAAATGGCGCTTATATGACATTCTAAAAAAAAATAATATAAAATTCGCAGAAAACATTCGTACAGATTTGAAGTGGCACTGGTGTGATAATACAAACTATATTAGCACTGGTAAAACTTTCATTTCTATAATTAGGAAAAGCAATGATAATCCTGAGGATGAGTTGATTGGTTCGCTGAATTTGGCATTAACTAAACAGAATGCTTCTCCAATGCATCTTCTTATGGCAAAAATGCGTTATGAGCTTGACGAGAGAGGTATTGAACAAGCATCTAAAATTATCAGTAACCGATATGCTCAAGCAGGTTGGCTCTATAGCCTTCTACAAAATTCGGAAAGCGACTATGCTCACGATAAGGCCATTAATCTACACTGGGAACAGTTAGCTACAGCATCTCGTATAGAGCTGAGAGACTTTTCTAAAAAAATCATGGCAGTTGCTAAGAATTTAAACCCTGGAAATAGTAAGGAATTTGTCAAGCAATTTTTCAAAGATTGCATTAACAGAAATGATCTAGCCCTAGGACAGCTAAATGCTTTTTCGTGTTCAATGCCAGTATGCAATAATCATTTAATAACCGGAACAGTTTTAGATATAAATGGTGAAAAGTGGGTCTGTATTACTCCGGCATGCGATCTAATCCCTGGACAAAAATCTAGCATGTGGGAATCACGTATAGGCCAGACCCATTTAGTATTTAAAGCTATAAAATTTGAACTAGCTGTTTTGAGCACGGCAAATGAACATGCAAATAAAAATGATTATATTTACCTAAATATTAATGGAATTCCTGAGGCATATTGGATAGGTAAGGACAATCCTCACTGGGATACATTTTATGCAGAAAATCAAGGTCGTTACTTCGAGGATAACCAATTATCATTGAGGTGCGTACGAGAGGAAGAATCGATTAATGGAAAGACTTTAACAATGATAAATATTCAAGCATCGGCAATTGCAGAATTGCGCTATGAATATGCTCTTAATTTACTCCATAAATTCGGCTCTTCTCAAACTCGCGTTGGGTTGGATTTCCAGAATAAAAAAAGCATTTGGTAA
- a CDS encoding ATP-binding protein — translation MESLAIHSMNETTRHREEVLRLHSLAQLGITVEIIGHELDSLDQELTHALKNIDDGNLTSSQHENIDMALKCHNSLVEKLKFLSPLKLSGKKEVQKITGLEIEKYIKSYFSKQLSIANIELSCSKEFTKLSLLDLPSRIYPVFINIINNSIYWVQRDQEKSKKILISYVNEEVFVSDNGPGVDSDDYENLFTLFFTRKQKGGRGVGLYLCKQNLMAGGHSIRYETRDSFKVLSGANFAINFKGINHD, via the coding sequence TTGGAAAGTTTAGCTATTCATAGTATGAACGAAACAACCAGACATCGTGAAGAAGTTTTGCGCCTACATTCACTAGCTCAGCTTGGTATTACAGTTGAAATTATTGGTCATGAACTTGATAGTTTAGATCAAGAGTTGACTCATGCCTTAAAAAATATTGATGATGGAAATCTGACATCTTCTCAACATGAAAATATTGACATGGCTCTAAAATGTCACAATTCATTAGTTGAAAAACTTAAATTCTTATCACCATTGAAATTATCTGGAAAAAAAGAAGTACAAAAAATAACAGGGCTTGAAATAGAAAAATATATTAAATCCTATTTCTCAAAGCAGCTTTCAATTGCAAACATAGAATTATCATGTAGTAAAGAGTTCACAAAATTATCTTTATTGGATCTACCATCAAGAATTTACCCAGTATTTATAAATATTATAAATAACTCTATTTACTGGGTACAAAGAGATCAGGAAAAGTCAAAAAAAATTCTCATAAGCTATGTTAACGAAGAAGTATTCGTCAGTGATAACGGTCCCGGCGTTGACAGTGATGATTACGAAAATTTATTCACATTATTCTTTACCCGTAAACAAAAAGGGGGGAGAGGTGTTGGCCTTTATCTATGCAAACAAAACCTTATGGCAGGTGGACATAGTATTAGATATGAAACTCGAGATAGTTTTAAAGTTCTAAGTGGTGCAAATTTTGCAATTAATTTCAAAGGAATTAATCATGACTGA